The following are encoded in a window of Cataglyphis hispanica isolate Lineage 1 chromosome 21, ULB_Chis1_1.0, whole genome shotgun sequence genomic DNA:
- the LOC126857508 gene encoding neurexin-4 isoform X3, translating to MELGDRYQIRSIATRGRAHTNEYVTEYIIQYSDDGQAWASYESQDGVDEMFKGNVDGDSIKLNKFEVPIIAQWIRINPTRWRDRISLRVELYGCDYVSDVVAFNGTSLIRLDLLREPIETDRHFIRFRFKTNNADGVLMYSRGTQGDYIALQLRDNRMLLNIDLGSGIMTSLSVGSLLDDNMWHDVLISRNRKNISFSVDRILIKGRIKGEFHRLDLNRELYIGGVPNKQDGLVVNQNFTGCIENFFLNSTNIIHEMKETDIVDENLRYHKINTLYSCPEPPVIPVTFLTPGSFARLKGYEGVPSLNVSLAFRTYEEKGIILYHRFTTPGYVKLYLEEGKLKVDIKTKDNPFATLDNFYEKFNDGKWHQIILTIAKNSLILNVDGRPMKTERLLDMLTGSFYLIGGMTGAGSNNGFVGCMRMISIDGNYKLPTDWKEEEYCCKNEVIFDTCQMVDRCNPNPCKHSGVCRQNSDEFFCDCANTGYVGAVCHTSLNPLSCEAYKNMNAVNQRAEIKIDVDGSGPLKPFPVTCEFFTNGRVMTVLRHSNEYLTPVDGFEEPGSFIQDINYDADFDQIEALLNRSLSCRQRINYGCKHSKLFNSPVPQGDYFRPNSWWVSRNNQKMDYWGGALPGSRKCECGILGNCADPTKWCNCDAGLEGWLEDGGDITEKEYLPVKQLRFGDTGTPLDEKEGRYTLGPLICEGDDLFKNVVTFRIVDATINLPTFDIGHSGDIYFEFKTTIEDAVIIHSKGPTDYIKVSINTGNQIHFQYVAGGGPLTVSVQTSYKLADNQWHSVSVERNRKEARIVIDGALKNEVREPPGPVRALHLTSDLVVGAATDYRDGFVGCIRALLLNGQLQDLRSYARHGLYGVTEGCTGRCESNPCLNNGTCHEKYDGYWCDCRWTAFKGSICADEIGVNMRPSSMIKYDFMGSWRSTIAEKIRVGFTTTNPKGFLLGLFSNISGEYMTIMISNSGHLRVVFDFGFERQEVIFPYKHFGLGQYHDIRIGRKNSGATLIMQVDNYEPREFNFNIKDSADAQFNNIQYMYIGKNESMTEGFAGCISRVEFDDIYPLKLLFQENGPVNVRSLGTPLTEDFCGVEPITHPPYILETRPPLQLDEDKVRAAYNETDTAILGSVLAVILIALVIMAILIGRYMSRHKGEYLTQEDKGAEIALDPDSAVVHSATGHQVQKKKEWFI from the exons ATGGAGCTGGGGGACAGATATCAGATACGCAGCATTGCGACGCGAGGGCGGGCTCATACTAATGAATACGTGACAGAATATATTATCCAATATTCTGATGATGGTCAAGCTTGGGCCAGTTATGAAAGCCAGGATGGTGTAGATGAG ATGTTTAAAGGTAATGTAGATGGGGATAGTATAAAGCTTAATAAATTTGAGGTACCGATAATCGCGCAATGGATAAGAATAAATCCGACACGATGGCGGGACAGGATATCCCTGAGAGTTGAACTCTACGGATGCGATTACG TGTCTGATGTTGTCGCCTTTAACGGAACGTCTCTTATACGGCTGGATCTATTAAGAGAACCTATCGAAACCGATAGACATTTTATACGTTTCcgctttaaaacaaataatgccGATGGTGTATTAATGTATTCTCGTGGTACGCAAGGTGATTATATAGCCTTGCAATTACGAGACAATAGAATGTTGCTTAATATCGATCTTGGATCCGGTATTATGACGAGTCTGTCGGTTGGCAGTCTTTTAGACGATAATATGTGGCACGATGTCTTAATCTCgcgtaatagaaaaaatatttccttctctgtcgatagaatattaatcaaaGGTAGAATAAAAGGAGAATTTCATCGTTTGGATTTAAATAGAGaa ctttatATTGGTGGTGTGCCCAACAAGCAAGATGGTTTGGTGGTGAACCAGAATTTTACTGGTtgcatagaaaatttttttttgaattcgACGAATATAATTCACGAGATGAAGGAGACGGACATCGTAGATGAGAATCtgagatatcataaaatcaatacaCTTTATAGTTGTCCGGAACCTCCGGTGATACCTGTTACATTTTTAACTCCTGGATCTTTCGCTAGACTAAAAGGTTATGAGGGTGTACCATCTCTTAACGTTTCTCTTGCATTTCGAACTTACGAAGAGAAAGGAATAATTCTTTACCATCGATTTACGACTCCGGGTTATGTTAAG CTATACCTGGAAGAGGGTAAATTGAAGGTCGACATAAAGACAAAAGATAATCCATTTGCCACTCTAGATaacttttacgaaaaattcAACGACGGAAAGTGgcatcaaataattttgacaatagCGAAAAATTCTCTCATCTTAAATGTTGATGGGCGGCCAATGAAAACGGAGCGTCTTCTTGATATGTTAACTGGATCGTTTTATTTGATTGGCGGTATGACCGGCGCTGGGAGCAATAATGGTTTCGTTGGTTGTATGAGGATGATAAGTATTGacggaaattataaattgccgACCGACTGGAAGGAGGAAGAGTACTGTTGTAAGAACGAGGTCATTTTCGACACTTGTCAAATGGTAGATCGTTGTAATCCCAATCCTTGCAAACACTCTGGTGTTTGTCGTCAAAATTCTGACGAATTCTTTTGCGATTGTGCCAATACTGGATACGTGGGCGCCGTTTGTCACACCT CATTAAATCCTTTATCGTGCGAGGCATATAAGAATATGAATGCGGTAAATCAGCGtgcagaaattaaaattgatgtgGATGGAAGCGGACCCTTGAAGCCATTCCCAGTCACTTGCGAATTCTTCACTAATGGACGCGTAATGACAGTCTTACGTCACAGTAATGAGTATTTAACTCCCGTCGATGGATTTGAGGAGCCTGGCAGTTTTATACAGGATATTAATTACGATGCTGATTTTGATCAAATAGAAGCTTTATTAAATCGATCTTTAAGCTGCAGACAAAGGATAAATTATGGATGCAAACATTCCAAGTTATTTAACTCCCcag TTCCTCAGGGTGATTACTTTAGACCAAACTCGTGGTGGGTAAGTCGGAATAATCAAAAGATGGATTATTGGGGCGGTGCGTTGCCTGGGTCGCGAAAGTGCGAGTGTGGTATACTTGGAAACTGTGCGGATCCTACTAAGTGGTGCAATTGTGATGCTGGATTGGAAGGATGGTTGGAAGATGGTGGGGATATTACGGAAAAAGAATATCTTCCCGTTAAACAATTACGGTTCGGCGATACGGGTACACCGCTCGACGAAAAGGAGGGTCGTTATACGTTAGGCCCGCTTATTTGCGAGGGTGACG ACTTATTTAAGAATGTAGTCACATTTCGCATTGTGGATGCTACCATCAATCTACCGACATTTGATATTGGACACAGTGGCGATATTTACTTTGAATTCAAAACTACTATCGAAGACGCTGTGATAATTCACAGCAAAGGACCTACCGATTACATTAAGGTTTCTATAAACACTGGAAATCAGATACATTTTCAGTATGTGGCTGGTGGCGGGCCGCTTACTGTGAGCGTGCAAACATCTTACAAGTTGGCCGATAATCAATGGCATTCCGTATCGGTGGAAAGAAATCGAAAGGAAGCCCGAATTGTCATCGACGGAGCACTGAAGAACGAAGTGCGAGAACCACCAGGTCCTGTACGAGCGCTTCATCTTACCTCGGATCTTGTGGTGGGAGCCGCCACTGATTACAGAGACGGATTTGTCGGTTGCATAAGAGCACTGCTTCTCAACGGTCAATTGCAAGATTTGAGAAGTTATGCCCGGCACGGATTGTACGGCGTTACCGAAGGTTGTACGGGTAGATGTGAGAGTAATCCTTGTCTCAATAATGGCACGtgtcatgaaaaatatgacgGATATTGGTGCGACTGTCGATGGACCGCGTTTAAAGGATCTATCTGTGCGGATG aaattggTGTGAACATGCGACCTAGTTCGATGATAAAATACGATTTCATGGGCAGCTGGCGTTCCACTATCGCTGAAAAAATACGCGTCGGTTTCACGACAACAAATCCAAAAGGATTTTTACTTGGCCTCTTTTCTAACATCTCGGGAGAATATATGACTATAATGATCTCAAACAGCGGACATTTACGCGTGGTATTCGACTTTGGTTTCGAGCGGCAAGAGGTCATATTTCCATACAAGCATTTTGGTTTGGGACAATATCATGATATCAGAATCGGCCGGAAAAATTCAGGCGCGACTCTGATAATGCAGGTTGACAATTACGAACCGAGAGAGttcaattttaacataaaggATTCCGCGGACGCGCAGTTCAACAATATCCAATACATGTACATCGGCAAAAATGAGTCTATGACAGAGGGATTTGCGGGTTGCATATCGAGAGTCGAATTCGATGATATATATCCGTTAAAGCTACTCTTCCAAGAGAATGGACCCGTCAACGTACGCTCGCTCGGTACTCCATTGACCGAAGACTTTTGCGGAGTCGAGCCAATCACGCATCCGCCATATATCCTCGAGACGCGGCCGCCGCTACAACTGGACGAGGACAAAGTGAGAGCCGCGTACAACGAGACTGACACAGCTATTTTAGGAAGCGTACTAGCAGTTATTCTGATCGCGCTCGTGATTATGGCAATCCTCATAGGTAGATATATGTCCAGACATAAAGGCGAATATTTGACACAAGAGGACAAAGGTGCTGAGATAGCCCTGGATCCGGATTCAGCAGTTGTACATTCTGCTACTGGTCATCAAGttcagaagaaaaaagaatggtTCATCTAA